A region of Candidatus Leptovillus gracilis DNA encodes the following proteins:
- the rpsB gene encoding 30S ribosomal protein S2 gives MAVVSMKALLETGVHFGHRTRRWNPKMKPYIFTERNGIHILDLQQTIVLIEDAYNLVRDAVANGGEVLFVGTKRQAQDTVAHEAARGQQPYVNDRWLGGTLTNWSTISQRITYLDKLEKRRDAGEFDLLKKKERLQLEGVIEKLNLRLGGIRKMRGLPALMFVVDVNYEETAVREANILKIPVIGVVDTNSNPDPIDYIIPSNDDAIRAIKLIVGKMADAALEGRAMRKDTLVEAITDYDRYAYEKDYDGVEDIDDEILLGASTLAKIRGVEETDDDVLDEAAVLLADDDDVDSDFSLDEENE, from the coding sequence ATGGCCGTTGTTTCTATGAAAGCGCTTTTAGAAACAGGCGTTCACTTTGGGCACCGCACCCGTCGCTGGAACCCCAAAATGAAGCCCTATATCTTTACCGAGCGCAATGGTATTCACATTTTAGATTTACAGCAGACGATTGTTCTCATTGAGGACGCTTACAACCTGGTGCGCGACGCCGTCGCCAATGGCGGCGAGGTCTTGTTTGTCGGTACCAAGCGGCAAGCGCAAGACACTGTCGCCCACGAAGCGGCGCGTGGGCAGCAGCCTTACGTCAATGACCGCTGGTTGGGTGGCACGTTGACCAACTGGTCCACCATCAGCCAGCGCATCACCTACCTGGACAAGCTGGAAAAACGCCGCGACGCCGGCGAGTTTGATTTGCTGAAAAAGAAAGAACGCTTGCAACTGGAAGGCGTCATTGAAAAGCTCAACCTGCGTCTGGGCGGTATTCGCAAGATGCGTGGGCTGCCGGCATTGATGTTTGTGGTAGACGTGAACTATGAGGAAACGGCCGTGCGTGAAGCCAACATCCTCAAAATCCCCGTCATCGGCGTGGTAGATACCAATAGCAACCCCGACCCCATTGATTACATCATCCCCTCCAACGACGACGCCATCCGCGCCATCAAGCTCATCGTGGGCAAAATGGCCGACGCCGCCCTCGAAGGTCGGGCCATGCGCAAAGACACCCTGGTCGAAGCCATCACCGATTACGACAGATACGCCTACGAAAAAGATTATGACGGCGTCGAAGACATAGACGACGAAATCCTCTTAGGCGCTTCTACCCTGGCTAAAATTCGGGGCGTAGAAGAAACCGATGATGACGTCCTGGACGAAGCAGCCGTGCTGCTCGCCGATGACGACGACGTTGATAGCGACTTTAGTCTGGATGAAGAAAACGAGTAG
- the rho gene encoding transcription termination factor Rho translates to MDIAELEALKIGELRDIAREKNVTGFSTMKKQDLVFHIMRVNAESEGLDFRGGVLEIVEDDKQNMGFLRSHNYLPGAEDIYVSSSQIRRLGLRNGDMVLGQVRVPKENEKYYSLLRVETVNGMSPELAKKRPRYEHLTPIFPDQKLKLETNPNILSTRLLDLIAPIGRGQRGLIVSPPKSGKTTVLKDMANGILENYSDVHLMVALIGERPEEVTDMQRSIEGEVVSSTFDEPVRQHCRVAEMALERAKRLVEGGRDVIILLDSITRLARAYNLTVQPSGRTLSGGLDPSALYPPKRFFGAARNLEEGGSLTIIATCLVDTGSRMDDVIYEEFKGTGNMELLLSRRLQERRIFPAYDIERSSTRREDLLLSGDELARVYTMRRMLGHLMDTPGYDISSATSAVFQRMRGTKTNYEFLESLTKDMM, encoded by the coding sequence ATGGATATCGCAGAGCTTGAAGCACTGAAAATTGGCGAGTTACGCGACATCGCTCGTGAAAAAAACGTAACTGGCTTTAGCACAATGAAAAAGCAAGACCTGGTTTTTCACATAATGCGGGTCAACGCAGAATCGGAAGGGCTAGACTTTCGCGGCGGCGTTTTAGAAATCGTCGAAGATGACAAACAGAATATGGGGTTCTTGCGCTCCCATAATTACCTGCCCGGCGCCGAAGACATTTACGTCTCCAGCTCCCAAATCCGTCGTTTAGGTCTGCGTAATGGCGATATGGTGCTGGGTCAGGTGCGGGTCCCTAAAGAGAACGAAAAGTATTACAGTTTGCTGCGCGTTGAGACCGTTAATGGCATGAGTCCCGAGCTAGCCAAAAAACGGCCGCGTTATGAACATTTAACCCCCATCTTCCCTGACCAAAAGTTAAAACTGGAAACAAACCCCAACATCTTGTCTACGCGCTTGCTTGACCTGATTGCTCCTATTGGTCGCGGGCAGCGCGGCCTGATTGTTTCTCCGCCTAAATCTGGTAAAACGACGGTGCTGAAGGACATGGCGAATGGCATCCTGGAAAACTACAGTGACGTTCATTTGATGGTGGCTTTGATCGGCGAGCGCCCTGAAGAAGTCACCGACATGCAGCGTTCGATTGAAGGGGAAGTGGTTAGTTCTACCTTTGATGAACCGGTGCGCCAGCACTGCCGGGTGGCGGAAATGGCTCTGGAACGGGCCAAACGTCTGGTAGAAGGTGGACGCGATGTGATTATCTTGTTAGATTCCATCACCCGTCTGGCTCGCGCTTATAACCTGACGGTGCAGCCGAGCGGCCGTACACTATCTGGTGGCCTTGATCCTTCCGCTTTGTATCCGCCCAAGCGCTTTTTTGGCGCGGCGCGTAATTTGGAAGAGGGGGGCAGCCTGACGATCATCGCCACTTGCCTGGTGGATACTGGCAGCCGCATGGACGACGTCATTTACGAAGAGTTTAAGGGCACAGGCAACATGGAACTGCTGCTCAGCCGTCGTTTACAAGAGCGGCGCATTTTCCCGGCGTATGATATTGAACGTTCCAGCACCCGTCGTGAAGATTTGCTGCTGTCTGGCGATGAGTTGGCGCGGGTGTATACCATGCGCCGGATGTTGGGCCACCTGATGGATACGCCCGGCTACGACATCAGCAGCGCCACGTCGGCCGTGTTCCAACGGATGCGCGGCACAAAGACGAACTATGAATTTTTGGAATCTTTGACGAAAGATATGATGTAG
- a CDS encoding peptidoglycan DD-metalloendopeptidase family protein, protein MDEERSLAERVGGYVVLLVVTAFLFFGWRAGLAGGLAETAGDTAVAAGQPASITTLPQTNNPPQQTLYDFATGDLPVIQDGSLDPNFNAHTYQGEQPQHTFQIYVVQRGDTPNGIAERFGIKTETLLGGNPQLSQEASLLQTGVEIIILPIDGVLHDVQPGDTLERIAEQYAIPVEDIVAYESNNLEFPYRLYAESKIMVPGAVREVFVWTPPDLASVGGTSREGSSIKPLIVGTGSFQYPVNGRNFSQYFWYGHPGLDIALGDGSPVYAADTGTVTYAGWNVYGYGNLIVVNHGNGFETFYAHLSGINVSPGQIVYKGNVIGLSGNTGNSSGPHIHFEIRINGVQDNPCWYLGCS, encoded by the coding sequence ATGGATGAAGAAAGAAGCCTCGCCGAGAGAGTCGGCGGTTATGTGGTGCTGCTGGTTGTGACGGCCTTTCTCTTTTTTGGTTGGCGCGCCGGTTTAGCTGGTGGGTTGGCAGAAACAGCAGGGGATACGGCCGTTGCCGCAGGCCAACCGGCCAGCATAACGACCCTACCCCAGACCAACAACCCCCCTCAACAAACGCTGTATGACTTTGCCACCGGTGATTTGCCGGTCATCCAAGATGGCAGCCTGGACCCCAACTTTAACGCCCACACCTATCAGGGCGAACAACCGCAGCACACGTTCCAGATATACGTGGTACAGCGCGGTGATACGCCCAACGGCATCGCCGAACGTTTTGGCATCAAAACCGAGACCCTGTTGGGCGGGAATCCACAGCTAAGCCAGGAGGCCAGCCTGCTGCAAACTGGCGTGGAGATCATCATTTTGCCCATAGATGGCGTGCTGCACGATGTTCAGCCTGGCGATACGCTGGAGCGCATCGCGGAACAGTATGCCATTCCAGTGGAAGATATTGTCGCCTACGAAAGTAACAACCTGGAGTTTCCTTACCGCCTCTATGCCGAAAGCAAGATTATGGTCCCTGGCGCGGTGCGCGAGGTGTTCGTCTGGACGCCGCCAGACCTGGCGTCGGTGGGCGGCACGTCCCGCGAGGGCAGCAGCATTAAACCGCTGATTGTGGGCACGGGATCTTTCCAATACCCGGTGAACGGCCGTAATTTCAGCCAATACTTCTGGTATGGGCATCCTGGTCTGGACATCGCCCTGGGTGATGGCTCGCCGGTATATGCGGCCGATACAGGCACGGTGACCTATGCGGGTTGGAATGTGTATGGCTATGGCAATCTAATCGTCGTCAATCATGGCAACGGGTTCGAGACGTTTTACGCCCATCTCAGCGGAATTAATGTTTCGCCGGGCCAGATTGTCTACAAGGGTAATGTGATTGGGTTAAGCGGCAATACCGGCAATTCGTCTGGGCCGCATATTCATTTTGAAATCCGTATCAACGGCGTGCAAGATAATCCCTGCTGGTATCTGGGCTGTTCTTAA
- a CDS encoding ABC transporter permease subunit, whose product MQKITTIIRKEWAEVFKNRLVLFTVAFLPLILTALPLLTLYFTNQLPNEVNNVDAETLQFFGDMCIGLSELDCTAVYMLNLYTLMFMILPVAIPVTIAAYSIVGEKTARSLEPLLATPITTTELLVGKMVAACVPAVAVTWLAFIIYIIGARFMVSAAVFARAMDPMWLLAIFVVSPLLTLFAVTVAVMVSSRVTDPRVAEQLSALVILPIIFLLIGQSVGWLLVNATLVVWMAAILLVADSLLVYLSVRLFQREVILTRWK is encoded by the coding sequence ATGCAAAAGATAACAACCATCATCCGTAAAGAGTGGGCCGAGGTGTTTAAAAATCGGCTGGTCTTGTTTACCGTCGCCTTTTTGCCGCTCATCCTCACGGCGCTGCCGCTGCTGACGCTCTACTTCACCAACCAATTACCCAACGAAGTCAACAACGTGGACGCCGAAACGCTGCAATTTTTTGGCGATATGTGCATCGGTTTATCGGAATTGGACTGTACGGCCGTCTACATGCTCAACCTCTACACCCTCATGTTCATGATTCTGCCGGTAGCCATCCCCGTCACCATCGCCGCCTACAGCATCGTCGGCGAAAAAACGGCCCGCAGCCTGGAGCCGCTGCTGGCAACGCCCATCACCACCACCGAATTATTGGTGGGCAAAATGGTGGCGGCGTGCGTACCAGCCGTCGCTGTAACGTGGCTGGCTTTCATCATCTATATCATCGGCGCTCGCTTTATGGTGAGCGCAGCGGTGTTCGCCAGGGCGATGGACCCCATGTGGTTGTTAGCCATTTTTGTCGTCAGCCCACTGCTGACGCTGTTTGCCGTTACAGTGGCGGTGATGGTCTCGTCGCGGGTGACAGACCCGCGTGTCGCCGAGCAGTTGTCGGCCCTGGTGATTTTGCCCATTATTTTCCTGCTGATAGGGCAATCGGTGGGCTGGCTGCTGGTGAATGCGACGCTGGTGGTGTGGATGGCGGCTATTTTGCTGGTGGCAGACAGCCTGTTGGTGTATCTGAGCGTCCGATTATTCCAGCGTGAAGTGATACTGACGCGCTGGAAATAA
- the frr gene encoding ribosome recycling factor → MIREVLQDAESRMRGAITSLQADLAAFRTGRASPHLLDKIIVEMYGVEMALNQMAVISVPEPQQLTIRPYDAKSISAIERALLKSDLGIMPNNDGKIIRLNLPRLSEERRRDLSRLVGRRVEEAKVAARNVRRDALNDLRDLEKEKMISEDDFFRSQDELQELTDKYIKEIDAISEKKEAEIMEV, encoded by the coding sequence ATGATTCGTGAAGTATTGCAAGATGCTGAAAGCCGTATGCGCGGCGCAATCACCTCGCTGCAGGCTGATTTGGCTGCTTTTCGGACAGGTAGAGCGTCTCCCCATTTGTTGGACAAGATCATTGTGGAGATGTATGGCGTGGAGATGGCCCTGAACCAGATGGCGGTGATTTCGGTTCCCGAACCGCAGCAGTTGACGATACGGCCGTATGACGCCAAATCCATCTCGGCCATCGAGCGCGCCCTGCTGAAATCGGACCTGGGCATTATGCCCAACAACGACGGCAAGATCATCCGCCTCAATCTGCCGCGCCTCTCCGAAGAGCGCCGCCGTGATCTGAGCCGCCTGGTTGGCCGCCGGGTAGAGGAAGCCAAAGTGGCGGCGCGCAACGTGCGCCGCGATGCCTTAAATGATTTGCGTGATCTCGAAAAAGAAAAAATGATCTCTGAAGATGATTTTTTCCGCAGTCAGGATGAGTTGCAAGAGCTAACCGATAAATACATCAAAGAAATTGACGCGATTAGCGAGAAGAAAGAAGCCGAGATAATGGAAGTTTAA
- a CDS encoding UMP kinase, protein MSEPKYKRVLLKMGGESLSGPSGFGIDPQRAAEMAEVVKGVQDIGVEVAVVIGAGNLWRGSIGMEHGMERSTADHMGMIATVMNALALQDALERLGVVTRVQTAIEMRTVAEPYIRLRAMRHLEKGRVVIFGGGTGNPYFTTDSAGALRAMEINADVLIKATKVDAIYDDDPVKNPAARRFDRISYIDFLNLRLRVMDSTAVSLCMDNNMPIVVLNLWQNGAVRRLLSGETVGTTICNI, encoded by the coding sequence ATGAGCGAACCCAAATACAAACGAGTCCTGCTGAAGATGGGTGGGGAATCCCTGAGCGGCCCCAGCGGTTTTGGCATTGATCCGCAGCGCGCGGCCGAGATGGCCGAGGTGGTGAAAGGTGTGCAAGATATCGGCGTTGAAGTGGCTGTGGTCATTGGCGCCGGCAACTTGTGGCGCGGTTCCATTGGCATGGAACATGGCATGGAGCGCTCTACAGCCGACCACATGGGTATGATTGCCACGGTGATGAATGCGCTGGCCTTGCAAGACGCGCTGGAGCGGTTGGGCGTGGTAACGCGGGTGCAAACAGCCATTGAAATGCGCACGGTGGCCGAACCGTACATCCGTTTGCGCGCCATGCGCCACCTGGAAAAGGGGCGGGTGGTTATTTTTGGCGGCGGCACGGGCAACCCTTACTTCACCACAGATTCGGCCGGGGCTTTGCGAGCCATGGAAATTAACGCCGATGTGCTGATCAAGGCGACCAAAGTGGATGCTATCTACGATGACGACCCGGTGAAAAACCCGGCGGCGCGCCGTTTTGACCGGATTTCTTACATTGATTTCCTGAATTTGCGGCTGCGGGTGATGGACAGCACGGCCGTTTCCCTCTGTATGGACAACAACATGCCCATCGTCGTCCTTAACCTGTGGCAGAACGGCGCTGTCAGGCGGCTGCTTTCTGGCGAAACTGTTGGGACCACGATCTGTAACATCTAA
- a CDS encoding YhfC family intramembrane metalloprotease: protein MIAFWFYYLSAFLMVAMPLVAGWWIHRKRRASWGLYLIGMVTFIGSQVLHIPFNWLVLQRWELLPTDTAVLANLIILALFLGLSAGVFEEGARYLTYRFWARDARTWGTGLMLGAGHGGIESILVGASVGANAIVLGAMSQGQLPSMVPADQMGLVQTQITAMLDAPFALVMMGALERLFAITAHLAMSLLVMQAFVRRQIGWLGLSILWHTLLNFVAVVAVVTWNVYITEALIGVMALLSLGIIFWLRTPEPVEPELEPLPPPAPIQPHAGPFSDDTLEKSRYT from the coding sequence GTGATCGCTTTTTGGTTTTATTATTTAAGTGCGTTCTTGATGGTGGCGATGCCGCTGGTGGCCGGTTGGTGGATTCACCGGAAACGGCGGGCTAGCTGGGGTTTGTACCTCATTGGTATGGTGACTTTTATTGGCTCGCAGGTGCTGCACATCCCCTTCAACTGGTTGGTGTTGCAGCGCTGGGAACTGCTGCCGACGGATACGGCCGTCCTCGCCAACCTCATCATCCTGGCCCTGTTTTTGGGGCTGTCGGCCGGCGTCTTTGAAGAAGGCGCGCGTTACCTCACCTACCGTTTTTGGGCCAGGGATGCCCGTACCTGGGGAACCGGCCTGATGTTGGGCGCCGGCCACGGTGGGATCGAATCTATCCTCGTCGGGGCATCCGTTGGCGCCAACGCCATCGTCTTGGGCGCTATGAGCCAGGGGCAGTTGCCAAGCATGGTCCCCGCCGACCAGATGGGATTGGTGCAAACCCAAATTACCGCCATGTTAGACGCCCCTTTCGCCCTGGTGATGATGGGGGCGCTGGAGCGCTTGTTTGCCATCACCGCCCACCTGGCGATGTCGTTGTTGGTGATGCAGGCTTTTGTGCGGCGGCAAATTGGCTGGCTGGGGCTTTCCATTCTGTGGCATACCCTGCTGAATTTTGTGGCGGTGGTTGCCGTTGTTACCTGGAACGTCTACATCACCGAAGCGTTAATCGGCGTGATGGCCCTGCTGAGCCTGGGCATCATCTTTTGGCTGCGCACGCCGGAACCGGTGGAGCCAGAATTGGAGCCGCTGCCGCCGCCCGCGCCCATCCAACCCCACGCCGGCCCATTTTCCGACGATACCCTGGAAAAGAGTAGATATACTTGA
- the uppS gene encoding di-trans,poly-cis-decaprenylcistransferase, with protein sequence MGARPQSSLDLTGYRVPTHIAIIMDGNGRWARQRSLPRQAGHRQGAENLRRVINACVEFGVQILTIYAFSTENWGRPEKEVRGLMRIIARVLDQEIGDLCAQGVCLHHLGDLTGIDPKLQDKVRRAIELTKDNKTLILNVAFNYGGRAEILHAIKQILADGVAPDELTEEMFSSYLFTAGLPDPDLVIRTSGELRVSNFLIWQAAYAEYYAPATYWPDFGREELYDAIVTYNHRERRFGLVTEET encoded by the coding sequence ATGGGAGCCAGACCGCAGTCATCGCTCGACCTCACCGGGTATCGTGTGCCCACACACATTGCGATTATTATGGATGGGAACGGCCGTTGGGCGCGTCAGCGTAGCCTGCCCCGGCAGGCCGGGCATAGACAAGGCGCCGAAAACCTGCGCCGCGTCATCAATGCCTGCGTCGAATTTGGCGTTCAAATTCTCACCATTTACGCCTTCTCCACCGAAAATTGGGGCCGGCCAGAAAAAGAAGTGCGCGGGCTGATGCGCATTATTGCCCGTGTTTTAGACCAGGAGATTGGCGATCTGTGTGCTCAGGGCGTTTGCCTGCATCACTTAGGCGACCTTACCGGCATTGACCCCAAACTACAAGACAAAGTACGCCGGGCCATCGAGCTAACCAAAGATAATAAAACGCTGATCCTCAATGTCGCTTTCAATTACGGCGGCCGCGCCGAAATCCTGCACGCCATCAAACAAATTTTGGCTGATGGCGTTGCGCCAGATGAACTAACCGAAGAGATGTTTAGCTCTTACCTGTTTACCGCTGGCCTGCCAGACCCCGACCTGGTGATTCGCACCAGTGGTGAACTGCGTGTCAGCAACTTCCTGATCTGGCAGGCTGCCTACGCGGAATATTACGCCCCTGCCACCTATTGGCCGGATTTCGGCCGGGAAGAACTGTACGACGCGATAGTCACCTATAATCACCGCGAGCGTCGCTTTGGTCTGGTAACAGAAGAAACCTAA
- the fbp gene encoding class 1 fructose-bisphosphatase, with the protein MSQITTIERFILDNQPQYAKGDLTGLLYDLALAAKMIAHKVNRAGLVDILGRVGAINVQGEDQQKLDVYADSVIYRLCDHTGRLCIMASEEHEELLTIPARYEKGSYVLVYDPLDGSSNIDVNVSIGTIFGVYRCIDMERRGRVEDVLQPGRNLVAAGYILFGSSTMMVYSTGNGVHGFTLDPEIGEFLLSHKNMMAPEPPGYISMNSAYYGRWSPGVQKYLRWLQGQEPDSPPSLSARYIGSLVADFHRNLLRGGIFCYPAETGKPNGKIRLLYEAAPLAFLMEQAGGSATDGQRPILDIVPTEPHQRTPFFAGNRGLIEKLHEFMAEDQLEVNRGG; encoded by the coding sequence ATGTCGCAAATCACGACGATTGAACGCTTTATTCTCGACAACCAGCCCCAATATGCCAAAGGCGATCTTACCGGCTTGTTGTATGATCTGGCTTTAGCCGCCAAAATGATTGCCCACAAAGTCAATCGCGCTGGTCTGGTAGATATTCTGGGGCGCGTCGGAGCCATCAACGTCCAGGGAGAAGACCAACAAAAGCTCGATGTCTATGCCGACAGCGTCATTTACCGCCTCTGCGACCACACGGGACGTTTGTGCATTATGGCCTCGGAAGAGCATGAAGAGCTGCTGACCATTCCGGCGCGTTATGAAAAAGGCAGCTATGTCCTGGTGTATGATCCGTTGGACGGCTCCTCGAACATAGATGTAAATGTCAGCATCGGCACAATTTTTGGCGTTTACCGCTGTATAGACATGGAACGGCGCGGCCGGGTGGAAGATGTGTTGCAGCCGGGGCGGAACCTGGTTGCTGCTGGCTACATTTTGTTTGGCTCCAGCACGATGATGGTTTACAGTACAGGCAATGGGGTGCATGGTTTTACGCTGGACCCGGAGATTGGCGAGTTTTTGCTGTCGCACAAGAATATGATGGCCCCGGAGCCGCCGGGTTATATTAGCATGAACAGCGCTTATTACGGCCGTTGGTCTCCCGGCGTACAGAAATATCTCCGTTGGCTGCAAGGCCAGGAGCCAGATTCCCCGCCGTCCCTGTCGGCGCGCTACATCGGCTCACTGGTGGCCGATTTCCATCGCAATCTGCTGCGCGGCGGAATCTTTTGTTACCCGGCCGAAACCGGCAAACCTAACGGCAAAATTCGCCTGCTGTATGAAGCCGCGCCGCTGGCCTTTTTGATGGAACAAGCCGGTGGGTCGGCCACCGACGGGCAGCGACCCATCTTAGACATTGTGCCCACCGAGCCTCATCAGCGCACGCCATTTTTTGCCGGCAATCGCGGCCTGATAGAAAAATTGCACGAGTTTATGGCTGAAGATCAGCTGGAGGTGAATAGAGGGGGTTAG
- a CDS encoding ABC transporter ATP-binding protein → MIRTENLTKKFGEHLAVDRLTLEIGEGEVFGFLGPNGAGKTTTVRMLTSLIAPTGGTAAVMGYQVGRDDQEIRRNVGILTETPGLYDRLSAWRNMTIFATLYEVKDVPGQVEKYLRMLGLWERRHDEAGTFSKGMRQKLAIARALLHEPRILFLDEPTSGLDPEAAKLVRDFIEELSEQGRTIFICTHNLDEAERLCNRLAVFKTRLRVVDTTAGLRQQLYGRQVVFHLAETAVAYLPLLQNLPYLHRSEAIENKLIVALDDPESHNPDLIRLLVQAGANLRFVGELRHSLEDIYLQLVNQTE, encoded by the coding sequence ATGATTAGAACAGAAAATTTAACCAAAAAATTTGGCGAACATCTGGCCGTAGACCGCCTGACTTTAGAGATTGGTGAAGGTGAAGTGTTCGGCTTTTTAGGCCCAAACGGGGCCGGCAAAACGACGACAGTGCGGATGCTGACCAGCCTCATCGCCCCCACCGGTGGTACGGCTGCCGTGATGGGCTACCAGGTGGGCCGGGACGACCAGGAAATCCGGCGCAACGTGGGCATCCTAACAGAAACGCCGGGCCTGTATGATCGCCTGTCTGCCTGGCGCAATATGACGATTTTTGCCACGCTGTATGAGGTGAAAGACGTGCCTGGCCAGGTGGAGAAGTACCTGCGGATGTTGGGGCTGTGGGAACGCCGCCACGACGAGGCGGGCACTTTTAGTAAGGGGATGCGGCAAAAATTAGCCATCGCCCGCGCGCTGCTGCACGAGCCGCGCATCCTCTTTCTGGATGAACCCACGTCGGGCTTAGACCCGGAGGCGGCCAAACTGGTGCGCGACTTTATTGAGGAGCTGAGCGAGCAGGGCCGCACGATTTTTATCTGTACCCATAATCTGGACGAGGCGGAACGGCTGTGCAACCGGTTGGCGGTGTTCAAGACGCGGCTGCGGGTGGTGGATACAACGGCCGGATTGCGGCAGCAGTTGTATGGGCGGCAGGTGGTGTTTCATTTGGCGGAAACGGCCGTTGCCTACCTCCCCCTCCTGCAAAACCTGCCCTACCTGCATCGCAGCGAAGCCATCGAAAACAAGCTCATCGTCGCCCTGGATGACCCTGAAAGCCACAACCCGGACCTTATCCGCCTGTTAGTGCAGGCCGGGGCCAACCTGCGCTTTGTCGGTGAACTGCGCCATTCGCTAGAAGACATTTACCTGCAGCTGGTCAACCAGACTGAATGA
- the tsf gene encoding translation elongation factor Ts encodes MNITAQMVKELREATGAGVLEAKKALEAHDGDFDKAADLLREKGAARAAKRADRQANEGMIELYAHPGNRVGVIVELNCETDFVARNDQFRELAHNLALHIAAMSPRYMNVEDVPREDLDRELEVLRNQALAEGKPEAIVDKIVSGRLSKFYEEFCLLEQPFVKDDSIKIKDMVTDAIRTTGENIKIRRFARYELGEAL; translated from the coding sequence ATGAATATCACAGCACAAATGGTCAAAGAGCTGCGCGAAGCCACCGGCGCTGGCGTTCTGGAAGCCAAAAAAGCCCTGGAAGCCCACGATGGCGACTTCGACAAAGCCGCCGATTTGCTGCGCGAAAAAGGCGCGGCTCGCGCTGCCAAACGCGCCGATCGGCAAGCCAACGAAGGCATGATTGAATTGTACGCCCATCCGGGCAACCGGGTTGGGGTTATTGTGGAACTGAACTGCGAGACCGATTTCGTCGCCCGTAATGATCAGTTTCGTGAACTGGCGCACAACCTGGCCTTGCACATTGCCGCCATGAGTCCTCGCTATATGAACGTCGAAGACGTGCCGCGGGAAGACCTGGACCGCGAGTTGGAAGTATTGCGCAATCAGGCGTTGGCCGAAGGTAAACCGGAAGCGATTGTAGACAAAATTGTCAGCGGCCGTCTGAGCAAGTTCTATGAAGAGTTTTGTCTGCTGGAGCAGCCGTTTGTTAAAGACGACAGCATCAAAATTAAAGACATGGTGACGGACGCCATCCGCACCACCGGCGAAAATATCAAAATTCGCCGCTTTGCCCGTTATGAATTGGGCGAAGCGCTCTAA
- a CDS encoding phosphatidate cytidylyltransferase, whose product MLWQRALIALTLGPLSLYLVYLGGWFYFVPITLIIVLAAYEFGQMMQRMGLHVSLWILTPAVLLQLLNGQWPNTPLIELGIVVSLLVMLAYVLWLYESRQSDTAPMDWMAMLGGVLLLGWIGSHFLRLRGLETAAWQWTILALVSTWAADSGAYLVGKFMAGKVLGRHPLSPRLSPNKTVEGYGGGIVLGTLMTLLFAYFLQLPWATAVILGLLASIVSPLGDLGISLLKREAKVKDSGAIFGVHGGALDRIDSVLWSVMMAYYLVMLTI is encoded by the coding sequence ATGTTGTGGCAGCGCGCCCTCATTGCTCTTACGCTTGGCCCTCTCTCGCTTTACCTGGTTTATCTGGGCGGGTGGTTCTACTTTGTGCCCATTACCCTCATCATCGTGCTGGCCGCTTATGAATTTGGTCAGATGATGCAGCGCATGGGACTGCATGTTTCCTTGTGGATTTTAACGCCGGCCGTACTGTTGCAGCTTCTCAACGGCCAGTGGCCCAACACCCCGTTGATTGAGTTGGGTATTGTTGTCAGTTTACTCGTCATGCTGGCTTACGTTCTGTGGTTGTACGAAAGCCGCCAGAGCGATACGGCGCCTATGGATTGGATGGCGATGCTGGGTGGGGTGCTGTTGTTGGGTTGGATTGGCAGCCATTTCTTGCGCCTGCGTGGGTTGGAAACGGCCGCCTGGCAGTGGACAATTCTGGCGTTGGTTAGCACCTGGGCGGCCGATTCGGGGGCGTATCTGGTTGGCAAGTTCATGGCCGGCAAGGTTTTGGGGCGGCATCCGCTTTCGCCGCGCCTCAGCCCCAACAAGACAGTAGAAGGTTATGGCGGTGGAATTGTTCTCGGCACGTTGATGACCCTGTTGTTTGCTTATTTTTTGCAGCTTCCCTGGGCGACGGCCGTTATCTTGGGTCTGTTAGCTTCTATCGTCAGCCCACTAGGCGATTTGGGCATCTCCTTGCTGAAACGCGAAGCCAAAGTGAAAGATTCTGGCGCCATTTTTGGCGTTCACGGGGGCGCATTAGACCGTATTGATTCTGTTCTCTGGTCTGTTATGATGGCCTACTATCTGGTTATGTTAACCATTTGA